The following nucleotide sequence is from Carassius gibelio isolate Cgi1373 ecotype wild population from Czech Republic chromosome A24, carGib1.2-hapl.c, whole genome shotgun sequence.
AGCAGCTTCCTCACTTTGGCTCGTAGCAAATGTTCTGAATTACtactgattaatattattagtattaaaggtgcaatgtgtaatatatacaacaaaataattatttacaaaaactttttaaagGGAAGGGTGAGCTGGGACGGAGTCGTTGGTTGCAATTCGCAACCTCACCGCTAGATGCCGCTAAAATCTACACACCGCAcctttaaaaatactaataataaacatCACCTTCAAGAATTAATTACCAtctcaaacaaattaataatttattgattcatcATATAAGAGatgctgataataataacaaatccaAACATCGCCTTTATAAAAAAAggatatatataatagtaataataacaacaaaccctctaaaataaaatgtgaagtgacattcagccaagtatggtgacccatactcagaatttgtgctctgcatttaacccatccgaaatgcacacacacagagcagtgaacacacacacacacactgtgagcacacacccggagcagtgggcagccatttatgctgcggcgcccggggagcagttgggggttcgatgccttgctcaagggcacctaagtcgtggtattgaaggtggagagagagctgttcatgcactacccgacccacaattccgtccggcccgagactagaactcacaacccttcgattgggagtccaaccctctaaccattaggccacgacttccccttgtagctctgcagtgagcagagcacccaaaaatacaggtcactcgcaaaagttcccctccacggaaatctttagtaaaaggcgaaagatttatgtgacaatgaagagaaactcgagctgtcaattatacaaatttatatataaatttgtataatttatatataatttattcatttaataataataatatacaaacttATGGAAATCATTACaattgtaaacaaataaattacttaatttcTTTTTCGATTACTAATAAACAACCCTCtagaaactattattattataaaaaatatataattaataataacccAAAAATAATAACATCCTTCTCATTGCAGGTGGTTCCTGTAATGAAGTCGTGAAGCCAAAAAGATCTCTCTTCTATCGTCCCAGAATGTGCCAACCTAGTTTTGAATCAAAACTGTCCTTTCGACAGTAGACACTTTGGTGTAGAATGGAGCTCTCCCACGCTCTCCAGGAAAGCCTGCGTTCTACCTGAGTTCAGCTACTGCTGTATCTCTAATGTACAGTGTATTATCAGCTACAACATACAGCAGCCATTTGTAAGTGATTGCTATTGGCTGATATATGAGACTAACAAATCTATCaatcaaaaaatataatacacttacagtttcatattattttataatgcagTTCTTTTAGATATAATTAAAAGAATTAGTATCTTtgacaaaaatatgtttatttggaTATGATCATATTAAGTACTCAAGGCAGTACACAAAGCATTGCGTTTTTTCATCTATGCAACATgatttagaaaacatttttaagtgCTATAATGCCATTATCACTGTAAGTTTAAGGCAATGTTAAGGCAGTTATTCTTGGCGAATGCATGATACACTTTCatgtaaatttgattttaaattcaaCAATCCCTGATAGTTTTAAATCAGAAATGTAAATGGTTTCTACAGTCGTTGATTTCCTTTAATTTCAGTTACAGTACAGTGGCTGTGAAACAACACTCTGTACCTCTCAAGTTTTTCTCCTTGAATTTATTTGCTCCATCTTGGCACAGCTGTGAGTCAAGAGCTTCTTCTTTGGCTAATGAACTCCGATTAGGAGTCCTGCCTATTGAACTTTTTGAGTCTCTTCATTCTCTCCTGCCGAACTGTTTCTGCTTCCAGAGAGGAAATCTCTGTGAGCCTCTGAACAAAAGAGGCCGAGGCACCCAGGTGTGGATCAGGGTACGACTGGGCTGAAAAACAATTACCGGCCCACAGGCTGGTTAGACAAGAGCACAGTTTGCTTTATTCAGGTTTACACAGGTAACTCTCTTCTCACCTCATACAAAAGACTGGGAATTTTAATAATGGCCTACAGTCTggtgggaagtgtgtgtgtgtgtttaagtgttaAGTGAGTTAAGTGTGTGTATTCAACGTTTATGAGCTCATGAAAAACACATGCGCATGTCAAATTCATCAGTGTCTGTGGTCTGAATCTGTAACAAGAGTGAAGTGAAAGATCTCATCTGTTAAACATTGAGCAAACATCTAAATAACACATGCTATGAGCTCAGTTTACCAGCGCCAACTGACAAAAATAACTAAGCTTTCAAAAATAGTCTATTTAAATGAGTTATCATGACAATAAATCAGTTAATTGATGCTAAGTAATAAGCATTTAAACATTAGCTTTAATCATAAAGCAGAAATGCTCACTTTTGTTGTTAGCGCCATCAGAGAAGAGATTGCGTGCTCTATTTTTCATCCTTAATCTGAAATGCAAAAGGTAtattaaatatgcaataaacagaATATGTATAGccaaattttaaaatacaattttaaaatattgttaccTGTTTTGTGATAAACAGAGTGGTCCACTGGCAGATGGAGTGGTGGCTGGTAACAAAACTGATGGAAATGAAGCCAGATAATCAGACCTGGAATGGATGTAGCGAAATTTAGCAATTGGATGAGAGAAAATCATAATGCAATATTTCAGCAGTCTTGTTGAAGAGCTCACCCGCAAATAAGTGGTCTTGGGTTGCGTGGGCAGAGTTCCTTGCGGTGGGCAAATCTGGTGAGATTGTGAGAGCGGTAAACACGGAACTCCTGAGAGAGTGGATTCGTTGGGTTGTGGCTTATCAGAACATCATCTGTTTgggaaaataaacacaaaaccgaAATTCAGAAATAAGAGAACCATCTAACCACGTTAAACTACAATTATTGCAAAAGCATTCTGTGATTAATTTGACTTAAACAGTATCTAAAGAGAAGATGCTGAAAATATTCATGCATGTTATGAGCGCCATCTAGCGGCTGCCCCACTGAAACTACCAATTACACATTTGTTCCATCTCATCAATTAATGATGTGACAGTATCACAATCTGAATACACATGGGATTAAGATGCTTTCTTTGACCCCTTTTTTTACCATTTGTGTTCTAATAACGATACAATGAATGTCTCAAGCatgattacaatcaaataaaTGGAAAGTGGGATAAATACTGTACCTTCAATGCCATTAGTGATGTATGTTCCATTTCTCCATCGTTTATCAAATAAGAAATGCCGGCCAGAAACATCACAGTCATACACATTGTTTTGTGAGGTTACGTTTGAGCGGTTTTTGGCTAGAAATGGAAGCAGTGGCCTGTGAAGTTGGAAAGACGCAAACAATGTGGAATAATGGGTCATATATAGTGGTTTAATTCATGTTGCCATTACACAGTGTTTGTGTAGAAATACACCTGCCAACTTTAGTGACTTTTTCAGTCTTTGCATAGTCTCTCTATAGATATAACGTTATATACAGAATgtcaacattgttttattttgttaatgcacTCACCCTTTAGTACTAAAGCTGACACTGTGAGGCTTTAGGTCCCTGGAATCTACAATttcatattaaacattaaatgtaaGTTACATGTTAATAAAACATCTGATACAGTTCATGATCTGGACACGTTTTAGCACTGAACATACAGATAAATGCATCCAGTGAAGTCTTGTGTCTTGCTGGAGGGACACTGAAATGTGAACACTCACCGCTCGGACTGCATGGGCATTTCTGTGTCTCTGAGAAAACCTTCAGGCTGGCCTCGGCAGACTCTGGAGGGCTGGAGATGGAGTTTGAAGGAAGAGTGTGTCGGGTCTCTGTAATGTCCTGTATTATCATCAGAGGAGCTTCAGTTGGCAGTGACATCAGTTTAGGTCTGACGACGCTGGTGTGAGGCTTCATCTCCACTTCAAGTGTCAGACAAACTATAATGTCATTTTAGTCCGTTTAAGAAGCTTAACGATAGAAGCTACGGCCATTGTTTCATTCCggtgaataaaagtgaaaaacgGAAGCTGATAGTCCATTGTGTGGACGTTTCCATAGTTACTGCCAAAACCACGTGACACAACAGTCTAGTCTAGTGACAGGAGGCTATCTCATAGAGGTGAGTAAGTtactctttaattttatttttcatttcgaAAATGTAGTATTTGGATATTTTAATTATGGAAATATGTATaacgaagtttttttttttttttttttttttattaatctatttattttgctGGTTAAGTTTCACATTCATAAGTGTAcattttctaacaaaaaaaaaaaaaaaaaaactgttttacagtgttttataACGACCTGGAAAATTACCCGTGTAACGTTACTATCCAACATAGTACTAACAGAAAGGCAATTAAAACTGTCCGTTTGTGTtctatatttacaattatttgagTAATGTAAAGGTCATGCTTGTCTATGATTggatttttgttttgtcttttattattattttattttttattttattattattttatattatagtattttgttatttatgttattattttttatccttTGTTACTGGCTTTATATTGTCTGTTTTGTATCTTTCGTTTAAAGCATAAAACAATCTGGTTGAGAAGAGTTTAAATAATAAGTAATAGAGTCTTCATTATATAGATAagcaacattttatttgattttactcATACAAACGTAAACGTATACGTGTATATTTATAACATGATCACACGTTGGTTTCAATTAGTTTAACTACTCTTAACAATTGAACATCTAGATTAATTTGTGAATTTGATGTATCTTTTGTTGTATTTACTTATGTGTTTACTGTACTGCATAAAACTAATGTTACGAATTTTTAAAACACGTATTAAACGCAGCAGAATAGATTTCCCGAATAAGAATGTGTAATGACAATGTCAGTCCAAGAGGTGGCGACGTTGTAaaggcatttttttattattatttatttattatttattggaaTACATGAAACTGTCTGTACCTTGCTGCAAAATATGATAGGAAAGAAGATATGCCTTGTTTCATTCATGAAGTTATTCGTATACCGTGCAGCTGAACAGATATTAAATACATAAGCTTACAGCAAACTAAACCTTTAATATATCAGACTTAAGGATGACTGAATCCCATTAACTATTAAGACATGCATAAAAGGTTCAATTAGCTCATCATATTTTCAGTAAACTTAAGTGAACACAACCATTAAAGTACTGAAGCATCCATTGACACATTCAGTCACTGTTATGACATTTTGAGACATCGACTTTCTATGGAATACCATGTTCATTGGTTAAAACCTGTTTATAATGTGAGCAAGTGGATTGTTTGTATGCATAATTTATTCTTGTCATAGATTCAATGATTAGTTTATGTGAAAAGTCACTAAAACCCCTTACAAACTACTTCCCCTCTAGACTGTCTGGTGAATCCTCTCCCAGTCCCAGCAGCTCTTTGCATTTGGTCGCACATCAATCGATCTGCTATTGAGAGGGTTAGCCACCATCACCACTATGCCCTGTGGTCTAGAAAACATGTCAGACTAAAGAGCTGCTGATTTAGACAAACCTCTACAGATGTGCCACTGAGGGTATTCCCGCTGGCCGCAGACGCTTCAGAAACTGATCTGTATCTGAACACAAAGAACTGCAGAGGGCAGTGAAGGCAGTGCGGTTCATTACTAGCCATGAGCTATCCAGCATCTCTTGAGAAGGATGTCTTAAAAAACTCAGATCCATTCTTAAAGGACTCAACCATCCCCGTGACCTACTGTTTTCTCTTTTGCCATCTGGTAACAGTGTTCtgacaaataactgttttctttctcAGACTTTATTTGTATTGCATGGGAACAGACATGCAAAGCCTTCAAAGTTGTATGGTTTTAGGATTCAGTTTGTTTATTCTTCAGCTGGTTtccatataaatgtatatattaccaAATGtgataacactttagaataggtaacacccattagttgtttattagcatgcatatgaacagaatattagccatgtattagtgctaagcctaattaagaacatattaatgccttattccacttgaccttattctacatccctaattttACCCactacctaaacctaacaactaccttactaactattaataagcagcaaattaggaatttattgagagaaatgtcatagttaatagttaacaagtgttactgATTCTAAATGTTACCCAAAATGGAATGCGCAAAGGCTTTTTAGTGTTTTTCTGTATAAAATAATGAAGAGCTTTAAAAGGTTTCATTTTCAGATGAACTTGTCTTTTATTGATTGTTATTTTTCCACTAAATTAATTGTTATCACAAAAACTGCTTTTGCTGTAGGCCTATTGTTGGATATTTTACTTACTCCAAGCAAAGCAcaaatgctattaaaaaaaaaaatctttgtgcaTTGATGTAGGCTAATATAAGTATTCGttgcattaaaaaatacaacCACGACTATTTATTAGTCAGTGTTATTAGACTTCCACTCTGTCTTCCCAAACGTCCACAGCCCGAGATAGTAGATGTAAATTTCAATCAGGCATCTCGGCCAATCACTCTGTGGGGTCCTGTGGAGAGGGGCTGGTTTAAATAGAGCCCGAGCAGCGGCAGCAGCTCTGATGAGGTCGCAGGAGTCTGACTCTTTCTCGCTTACAGAACAGCGGCGCACCGGCAGCTATCGAGCGCATCCGTGCCCGGATACGATAGGTTTCATACGGGCATTACTGACGGGGAGACTCGGCTGTATTTCTCGCCAGTTGTATTGTTATATTAGTGCTTTTATTTGTGATGCTCATATTCTCAAAGCGTTTTCTTGacgtttttatatatgtgtatattagtAGTTGTATGACAGTTGGGGTTGATTGGATGTTCACCCCATAACCTTGAATAGGCGGATAGTTAAAGAATAAATTATATGCTAATGTTAACCGCTCAGCTGCAAAACTCAGGTTGTTTAGTCATTTAGGTGTAACTGGACATTGTGAGAAGTTCTTCTTTATTTCAAACAACGTCACAAAGCGGCATTAGACATGATGATGAACATTGTCGTGGAGTTTTTCGTGGTCATTCTCAAAATTCTCTGGGCCATCGTGATGGCCGGACTCAAGTGGCTCATACGGCCGAAGGAGAAGAGCGTAGCGGGGCAGGTGTGCTTGATCACCGGGGCGGGCGGCGAACTCGGGCGGCTCTTCGCCAAGGAGTTCGCCCGGCGCCGGGCTACACTGGTGCTGTGGGACATCAACAGCCACAGCAATGAGGAAACTGCCGAGATGGTGCGACAGATCTACAGAGAGCAAGACAACCCGATGACTAAAGAGGGTAAATGTCATGATTTCTTATTTGTTTAACTGAACTAACATGTCTGTCTGTGAACTACTTTTTCTATTTAGACTAGAGTAGCTTTATGTCTTTGTTATTCAATCTTGTTTGGTGTATGTAGTCCTTGAATGATTGATGTATAAATAAGATAGGTAAATATTAGTCAATATAAACATGGGTCATCACTCATAaaacttatttttgtttaaatgtccAATAACCGATATCCAgaatagacatatatatatatatatatatatatatatatatatatatatatatatatatatatatatatatatatatatatatatatatatatgaagagttcagatgcaaaagcctctaaatgccatctgaaattttcatctaaaattaggatttttatcaagctcctatgcttaggttgagtcattttactttaatggcaatgtacaGGTCCTtgtccaggctattaaagtgaaataactgaccATAAATATAGGAGCATGATAAAAGTCctaattttttatgaaaatttcagatggcatttagaggcttttgcatctgaactcttcatatatatatatatatatatatatatatatatatatatatatatatatatatatatatatatatatatatatatatatcttatatataaagagagagagagagagagattactttTACCCAAGACAAACAAACGCAAGAATTTTTTTTGAATAGTATTATAATatgaaattatatgtaatatttctttcaaatattaagatattaagtatttattattgttgttgttattgccaTTAAGTTGCTGCACTCCAGtcaaagttatttttatattttattatcctCGAATTCTACATGTTGATTGCTTGAGAATGACTGGCTGTAGAAGTAGTGTAATTATTCAAAAGATGTTATAATCATAAGTTTGCTTATGAACACCGTTGTTTTATGTTGAACACACAGTAGTGATAATATTCATCAGAGACCCACCAGTTAGTAGATCTTGAACAACCGATTATCGGTCTATCTGTCTAAATTAGGCCATAGTTTCCTTCCCTGTTGTCACAATTATCTTAGTTGGGCCTATATATTCGCTAAGATTTTTGCCAAATGTCTGATGTAAAGCAGATTCAAACTCTGaaacaattaattataaaaaagaaagaaagaaagacatcttTCATCAGGCAACGTTTACCTGATGAATGTCACATGCACaaaactttttcaaatttggAATCCATACCAGTGTGGGATTCatctcttttattattttagattatgtactgtttttttttctttctacacaaCTGCTTATATGATTTTTCAGGAGTTGCAGTTGttttctattcatttcatttatttcaactCAATGAAATCCTTATCAAATTAAGCCTAATGTGCACAGGAAGGCTTTGTGATTTTTCTACCTCTCAGATGATCTGTGTTTTTCCCGAAGGAGCTGTTGGGGGTGTGGAAGAGGTCCCTCCGTTCCAGCCGCAGGTGTATACGTATGTGGTTGATGTGGGCAAGAGGGAAAGCGTgtactccacagcagagaaagtgCGCAGGGAGGTCGGTGAAGTGGACTTGTTGATCAACAACGCTGGTGTTGTGTCCGGCCACCACATGCTGGAGTGCCCCGATGAACTGATCGAGAGAACCATGGTGGTGAACTGTCATGCACACTTCTGGGTGAGTCTCATTTAACTGTGTAACTACTACAGCAATATTTGATCTAATGGTGTAACCAGTCAATGTGTATCATAAAGGAAGTGTACAGCTATTTTTAAGTGGGAAACACAGTGGAATGCCCTCTTTTAGTGATTGTGCTATACCACATGATGACACTGTCCGTGCGCCCATCTGTTCAGCACATACTCATTTCTCTGCACTGGTATTTGCACTTGGGCCAAATTGGAAAGCAAACCTCTTTTGCTCCATGCATGTTCATAATAAGCTAGAGTGAAGCTGAAATTTTGACTTTATACTCTAAAAGAGCcatgtttattttttcaaaaatcaaTTACATCAGCCACTTTGAAGCTCAGTCGTTTAATCCGCCTGGTGTCGTTGAGTGCATACAAATAAATGTCTGTTGTCTGATATGGGCCACCCCTTAAAACACTCCTATAAGTGTTGGATATTCCTCATGTAATCACTCCAGTCTCATCTGTCTGGCCCTTTCTGTCTTAGTCTGTTATCcatttgttttcattcattcCTTTGTTTGTGGCAGCCAGTATTAATATTTACGGCTCAGTCTGGATGTTCTGCTGAAGCAGACATCCACAGGCTGTGAGATTATGAGGATCTGGCGTGGGTTCAGTAAGAATATCAGAGCTGATCTGGGATCAGATTACCCTCCCTGACTTTATCAATTCACTCGCTGTGAGTTATAACATCAGAACTGATCTTAAAGCCATACCTCCACTCGGAGAGGTTTTATTAACATGCCCCCTGTCGTTTCAACCTAGTCCTCTCCAGAGCTCGTTGATCTGCGGATATAAACAAGCTCTGAGCAAGAAAACTCCAGCAGGGGATTTTGGTAAGATTACCAGGAACAGTCTGCTCTGCCTTGGTTTGTTAATTTAAAGCCCATTGAAGAGCACATCCTGCCTGGGGAAGTACCATTTGGATGAGTCCATTCTCACTTGGCCTTACTAATTAACCTCTTGCCAGTAAATGTGCAATAGACCTGTCTGTAGTTGGCACTGTCTTACTGAAAACACCTTGTGGAGCGATCTGTAAAGTCACATTGAGGTGGAGTatggatgtttttgtttttttcttgctcTTGTCTGTTggggatttttatattttaatgattatCAAGACAGGATGGTTAATGTTTTATTGGAGATGGGAGGGTTGACATAATCCCAGACTGcctagaaaataaatatattcataaatctTGTTGGGCTTTTTACTCCTAATAAATGCTTTTTGTAGTCCTTCGGGTAAGATATTGCATTACGATACCACACCTCCTTCTATAAGGGAggccctttttctttcttttctttttttacattggcAGATATGTGGATAATGCTGGAAGTCCTTTTAATGAAGCAAGAAAATGCTTGGCCTCAAACTGAGCTTAAGTGTACACCATGTTCTTTGCTATCTAtattttccttgttttatttGGAATGTGTTCAGTGTAAGCCGCAGTGGTGCTGTAGCAGATGCACTTGTTAGAGTGAGGATTCTCATTAAGGTTTTGGTTGTGTTTGCCCAAGCTTTATGCAGGGTTGGGGTTTTAGATGAAAGATGAAAGCAGAGCTTAATCATTAAGGACAGGCAAGGAATACCAAGTGGAGGATGTGGTCATTAAAGCCACAAGCCAGCTGAATAGAAATGCACCAACACTGCTTTCCCTCTTTCTTTACACAAACTTGTTCTCTTAATTGGTTGCTGCTTGCATGTGGTTTGTAAAACTGCAAGACTTCCTTTTTTCCCTTTTGTCCTCCCATTTATAATTGATTGTGTCGGCATGTTTGTACAGAAACCTAaagctaaaactttttttttttttttttttatcatccctCTTGGATGATGGCCCTGGTGGTCAGTGTTTTTTGTGCTTGGTTGGCCAAACTTAAAGTAATTtggtttatgtatttgtttttgtttttatcaaagttttgtgtctttttctttttccatctGTATTTGATATTATAAAAATACTACAACATGCGTAATATATCCTGGCCATATGTCACAATATAAGCAAACACATTGTGATTAATccatttcatggggtctttaatCTCTCCATCACATGCTAAAACAGCATACAGGTGCATCCATTTCTTTTCAATACTGGATGGAGTATAAATTGCAAAAGCTGTTGTGTTTTTGCTTTAATGCATTTCAGATATTTGTTTATTCCATTAATCGTATGGCATTTTTCCAGGTTAAAGCTACTACATTCCAAATAGTTTTAATgtctacatttttcttttttctggccACAGTGAAGTCTCTTAAGCCTGT
It contains:
- the si:ch211-171b20.3 gene encoding uncharacterized protein si:ch211-171b20.3 isoform X1, whose product is MKPHTSVVRPKLMSLPTEAPLMIIQDITETRHTLPSNSISSPPESAEASLKVFSETQKCPCSPSDSRDLKPHSVSFSTKGPLLPFLAKNRSNVTSQNNVYDCDVSGRHFLFDKRWRNGTYITNGIEDDVLISHNPTNPLSQEFRVYRSHNLTRFAHRKELCPRNPRPLICGSDYLASFPSVLLPATTPSASGPLCLSQNRLRMKNRARNLFSDGANNKTQSYPDPHLGASASFVQRLTEISSLEAETVRQERMKRLKKFNRQDS
- the si:ch211-171b20.3 gene encoding uncharacterized protein si:ch211-171b20.3 isoform X2 is translated as MKPHTSVVRPKLMSLPTEAPLMIIQDITETRHTLPSNSISSPPESAEASLKVFSETQKCPCSPSDSRDLKPHSVSFSTKGPLLPFLAKNRSNVTSQNNVYDCDVSGRHFLFDKRWRNGTYITNGIEDDVLISHNPTNPLSQEFRVYRSHNLTRFAHRKELCPRNPRPLICGSDYLASFPSVLLPATTPSASGPLCLSQNRLRMKNRARNLFSDGANNKTCGPVIVFQPSRTLIHTWVPRPLLFRGSQRFPLWKQKQFGRRE
- the LOC127946050 gene encoding retinol dehydrogenase 10-A, with the protein product MMMNIVVEFFVVILKILWAIVMAGLKWLIRPKEKSVAGQVCLITGAGGELGRLFAKEFARRRATLVLWDINSHSNEETAEMVRQIYREQDNPMTKEGAVGGVEEVPPFQPQVYTYVVDVGKRESVYSTAEKVRREVGEVDLLINNAGVVSGHHMLECPDELIERTMVVNCHAHFWTTKAFLPKMLEMNHGHIVTVASSLGLFSTAGVEDYCASKFGAIGFHESLSHEIKASEKDGIKMTLVCPYLVDTGMFRGCRIRKEIEPFLPPLRPEFCVKQSMRAILTDQPMICTPRIVYMVNFMKSILPFEAIVCMYRFLGADKCMYPFLAQRKEAMNNNEAKNGI